CCGCTCCCGGCAGATGCGCCGTGCGCCGGTCGGCGAACTGCGCCAGCACCACGGCCCCGGCGGCGACCAGAAAAAGCACTATTCGGGACATGCCGGACCTCGGAGCACCACAAGATGTCGGAGCTCCATTGTCGGATCATCAAGGTTAAGGCCGGGTTCATGGTTTCGAAATGTTTCTCTCATTAAGATTTTCACGCAGACGTGACCCTGCGCCGCAATTTTGCCTGCAATGATCGTCGCACTGTCATTGTTGAGCGCGAGGACTGCCCTGCCGGGGAAGGTTGGGTTCGGGGCGGCTCGCATCGACACGGTTGAGTGGCATCGTCCGAGCACCGACATCGGCCCCGCATTCGTGCCTGCCTGGCGGATCGACGGAGAACGCTTCATGCCTCGTACTGCGCATGTGCTGCTACGACGACCTGGCCGCCGCGGCTTTCCGCAGGCGCGCCCGCGCGTTCCGACCATCGTCTCGGCGCTGGTGGTGATCGCCCTCCTGGTCGCACTGGCGGTTGCCGCCTTCTTCCTGTCCACCGAGTTCGTCGACCCCGAGACCTTTGAGGACGGCGCCGATCCGGAGACCCTGGTCATGTCCGGCACGGTGCTGATCGCGCTGATCGGTTTTTCGGGCCTGCTCGTCCATGTGCTGCGCCGGGGAACCGGCGGCGGCAATCGCGGCAAGGACCCGAGCGTCCCGGCCTGATCGGCCGCACCACGGCGCCGAGCTCGGGGCCGGCGCGGTGCCAGGGTCAGCCTCCATGCGGAGACTGCCATGCGCCTCATCCTTCTCGCCGTCCTTCTGGCCTTGGCCGGCATGCCGGCCAAGGCCCAGCCGGCCGGCGAAACCGCTCTCGACGTGAAGGTGGTGGCGCGCGGGCTCGAACATCCCTGGTCCCTCGCCTTCCTGCCCGACGGCCGCATGCTGGTGACCGAGCGGCCAGGCCGGCTCCGGCTCATCGAGCGCGACGGCCGCCTGCGCCCGGCCCTGACGGGCGTTCCGGCAGTCGCCGCCACCGGCCAGGGCGGGCTTCTGGACATCGCGCTCGACCCCGCCTTTGCCGAAAACCGGCTGATCTATCTGAGCTTCGCCGAGCGGCGCGGCGGCGACACCAATGCCACCGCGGTCTATCGCGCAAGGCTCAACCAGGCGGCGACCGGACTGGAGGCCGGTCAGGTCATCTTCCGCCAGGAGCCGGCCTTCGCCAGCCGCCTGCATTTCGGCTCGCGTCTCGTCTTCGATCGCAGCGGCGCCCTGTTCGTCACCATGGGCGAGCGATTCCAGTTGCCGAACGAAAGCCAGAACGCCGCCAATACGATCGGCAAGATCGCCCGCGTCACCACCGCCGGCGCGCCCGCCCCCGGCAATCCCGGCGCCGGGCGGGACGGCTGGGCCCCGGCGGTCTGGTCGATCGGCCATCGCAACGTCCAGGGCGCCGCGCTCCACCCCGCGACCGGCGAACTGTGGATCACCAATCACGGGCCGCGCGGCGGCGACGGCCTCTATGTCGTGCGCGCCGGCCGCAATTACGGCTGGCCGCTGATCTCCTACGGCACCCATTACGACGGCCGGCCGGTCAATGGCGGGGCAAGATCGGCGCCCGGCCTCGAGCAGCCGCTCGTCCACTGGACGCCTTCGATCGCACCGTCGGGGCTCACCTTCTATACCGGCGACCTGTTCCCGGCCTGGCGCGGCAATCTGATATCCGGCGCGCTCGCCGGGCAGATGCTCGTCCGCATGGAGCTCGACGGCGAGCGGGTCGTCGCCCAGCACCGGCTGCTGACCGATTTCGGCCAGCGCTTCCGCGATGTCAGACAGGGGCCGGACGGTGCCCTGTGGGCGCTCTCCGACGCGGCCGACGGCCAGCTCGTGACCATCCGCCCGCGCGGTCGCTAGCCGCGCGGCCGGTTGCCGGAGACATAGCGCACCTGCCCGCTGGCGAGATCGACCTGGTAGACGGTCTCGCCCTGCGGGCAGCACCGGGCATCGTCCGGCCGCAGGGTCAGCGCCCGGAAGGTGGCCGTCGCACCCTGGAAGGTCGCCTTGAGACCGGTGCCGTAGAGCCCCGACAGGCGGGCCCGGCAGCGATAGGCCCCGTCCCGCCGCTCGAACAGCAGGATCTCGCGCATCACGGCGCTGCCGCCGCCACTATAGGAAATGGCCGCGATGACATGACGCGGCGCGGGCGTCTCGTTCGAGGCATGGATCTCGACCTCGTCGGCGAGCCGTCCGAGCGAACATTGCCCGTTGCCGTCGGCGCAGGGCAGATCCATGCGCTGCGCCTGGCGGAAGATCGCGGCGGCATAGGGGCCCTCGACCCGGTTCCAGACGGCACGGGAACCCTCGTCCAGGCTACGGTTGGCCAGTTGGGCGAAGCCCGGACTGCCGGGCGCAAGGACGGCGGATCCCAGAGCGGCCAGCCAGGCCAGTCTCGTCATTCGCATGGAGCCTCGCACGCATTCTCCCCGATCAGCGATCCGGCATGGCCGAAATGGTTCGCCAGCGCACCATTTTCGCCCGGGCTATGCTACATAGGCCGCCGAGCGCGGCATCCGGCAAGTCGGTCATGAGCCGCACGTCCAAGACCCGCCAGGATTCCACGATGTTCGAACTTCTCAAGGACCAGCCGCCCGACGCGCTGCTGCAGCTCATCAAGCTGCACCGCGAAGACCCTCGCGCCGACAAGGTGGATCTCGGCGTCGGCGTCTATCGCGACGAGACCGGCGCAACCCCGGTCATGGCAGCGATCAAGGCGGCCGAGCGCCATCTCCTCGAAACCCAGCCGAGCAAGAGCTATCTCGGACCGGAAGGCGATGCACGCTTCGTCGAACTGCTGCGGCCGTTCATCGTCGGCGCGGCCGACCGCTACGGCGACCGCCTGCGCGGCCTGCAGACACCCGGCGGCAGCGGCGCCCTGCGCCTCGGCGCCGAGCTCGCCCACGCGGCCCGGCCCGGCACGGCCATCTGGGTCGGCACGCCGACCTGGCCGAACCATGCCCCGGTGCTCGCCGCGGCCGGGCTGACGGTGAAGACCTACCGCTATTTCGACATTGCCAGCCAGACGCTGCTGTTCGACGAGATGGTGGCGGCGCTGTCGGCGGCGCCCGCCGGCGACCTCGTTCTGCTGCACGGCGCCTGCCACAACCCGACCGGCGCTGATCTCGACATCGAGCAGTGGCGGACGATCGCGCGCCTCGTCGCCGAGCGCGGGCTCGTGCCGTTCGTCGACTTCGCCTATCAGGGTCTCGGCCTCGGGCTCGAGGAGGATGCGCGCGGCCTGCGGCTCGTGCTCGAAAGCGTCCCCGAAGCCCTGCTCTCCTATTCCTGCGACAAGAATTTCGGCCTCTACCGCGACCGCACCGGCGCGCTCTACGTGCTGGCCGGTGATGCCGCCGGGACCCGCACGGCCCAGGCCAATGCCGAGGCCCATGCTCGGGTCAACTGGTCGATGCCCCCGGATCACGGCGCGGCGCTGGTGCGCATCATTCTCGATACGCCGGAGCTGACCGCGTCCTGGCGTGCGGAGCTGACCGGCATGATGCAGCGGATCAATGCGATGCGCAGCGGCCTCGCCGCAGCGGCCCCCTCCTTTGCCGCCATAGCCGGCCAGCGCGGCCTGTTCTCCAACCTGCCGCTCTCGGGCGAGGCCATCGACCGGCTGCGCAGCGAGCACGGCATCTACATGGCGCGCAGTGGGCGCATCAACCTGGCCGGCCTGCAGACAAAGGACATCGGCAAGGTGGCGGCGGCCTTCGAGGCCGCACGCGGACGCTGAACCGGACACCGCACCGGATCCCGGTCAGACGTCGGCCAATCGCGGCTCCGGCGTCAGGACAACGCAATGATGACCCATCGCATCGCCCCCCAGCACGAAATGCTGGGCGGCGAAGCGCTGCATCAGGTCGGTCTCGTAGAGCGCCACGGCGTCGGCGCGGCAGATCAGGAATTTCGGCGCCGCGACGATGTCCTCGCGGTCGATGACGCACATCAGGCGCATGTCCTGGTGTCGCCGCAGATAGTCGTGCACGGCGACCACCAGGAACGGATAGCCCGGGTGCAGCATGTCGTCGAGGCAGATCAGGCCCTGCGGATGCAGGTTCGCATGGGCGAGCGTCAGGTCGTGGCCGAGCGCCTCGGGCGAATGTTCGCCGTCGATATGCAGGAAGCGCAGCGGCTGGCCGCCGGTCAGGCCGCCGAATTCGGCCGCCGACAGCTTGCCGGTATCGAACGGCCGCGGCGTGAAACGGTCGCGCGTCAGGCCGTGCCGCGCGGCATGGCCGAGAAACCGGTCGAGTACGCCGTCGTCGGGCCAGGAGAACAGGTCGAAACCGTAGGCATGCTCGCCCGGCGCGAGCGCAAGCCCCAGGGCGATGAAGAAGCGCCCTTCGAACGTGCCGATCTCGGCGATGTCGCCGCGGATGCCGAGCTCCGTCTGCCGGCGCAGGAGGTGCCCGCAAATGGTCGCGGCGAACCGTGACGACATGCCGGGAACGGCCGCAAAATCCGCGCTCAGATAGCGGTCGAGCGCCGCAATGCCGCTGGCGAAAAGCTGGGTCATGCTGCCTGCCTTGTCGGATGCCGGAGCGATGGCGGCCCGCCCCGTCCAACGCGGACCGCTCGTCCCCGACAATAAGGCGCCGGCGGCGGGGGAAGGAAGAGGCCGGAGGCACCGCCGCCGGTTCAGCCGTAGCGCAGCTTCAGGCCGACGATGACGAGCTGCAGCGCGAGCGTGATCGTATTGGCAAAGATCAGCGGCAGGTCGCCGAGCATGATACCATAGACCAGCCACAGCATGATGCCGCCGGAATAGGCGCCATAGGCCGGCAGCGAGATGGCCCGGGTGTCGCGGGTGCGGATGATCTGGAGCGCCTGCGGAATCCAGCACAGCGTCGTAACGATCGCCGCGGTCAATCCGATGAGATGAATGAGAGCTGGTCCGAACATGAAGCCTCCGGCGGGAACGGCTCTCGCCGCAGTGTGATTTGTCGTATCGCACCGGCTTCTATAGGGCTTGACGTTACGCCACGGGAGATCTCGATGCTCATCAAATCGAAGCGCGGCTGGGAACTGCCCGAGAGCGCGGCAACGCCCGAACATCTCTTCCTCGATCGCCGCAATCTGATCGGCGCCGCGGCCGGTCTCGCGCTGACGGGCCTTGCCGGCCCGGCGCGCGCCCAGCGCGCCTCCGACACGCCGGATCCGACCGCCGATCTCTATCCGGCCCGCCGCAACGCCACCTATACCGTCGAGCGCGACCTGACGGCCCCGGAGATCGCGTCGAACTACAACAACTTCTATGAGTTCGGCACGTCCAAGCAGGTGGCACGCGCCGCCCAGGCCCTGCCGATCCGCCCCTGGACGGTAAAGATCGACGGGCTCGTCGAAAAGCCGCAGACGATCGACGTCGACAGCCTGATCCGGCGCATGCCGCTGGAAGAACGGCTCTACCGCTTCCGCTGCGTCGAGGCCTGGGGCATGACCGTGCCCTGGACCGGTTTTCCGATCCGCGCGCTTCTCGATCTCGTCCAGCCGCAAGGTTCGGCCAAGTATATGCGCATGGAGACCTTCGAGGATCCGAAGGTGGCGCCTGGCCAGAAGGCGATCTGGTTCACCTGGCCCTATGTCGAGGCGCTCGCCATCGACGAGGCCGCCCATGACCTCGCCATTCTCGCCACCGGCATCTACGGCAAGCCCATGCCGCGCCAGCACGGCGCGCCGCTGCGCCTCATCGTGCCGTGGAAATACGGGTTCAAGTCAGTCAAGTCGATCGTGCGGATCAGCTTCGTCGCCGAACGGCCGGTCTCGTTCTGGGAGAAGATGCAGGCCAGCGAATACGGCTTCTGGGCCAATGTGAACCCCGCCGTCGCCCATCCCCGCTGGAGCCAGGCCAACGAGGAACTGATCGGCACCGGAGGCCGGCGTATTCCCACGCAGATCTTCAATGGCTACGGCGAATATGTCGCCGGTCTCTACAAGGATCGACAGAGCGAAAGGCTCTGGGCCTGACAGCAACCTTGAGTTGACTCAAGGTGACGCGACCTAGCGAATCGCTCCTCATTGTCGTCTCATTTCAATTTTACGAGCGGCTTCGTCGTTGGCGGCGCGTGCGTATATTCCCGCGCCGCTGAAACCCATCCGCGGGATCGGAGTTGATCTTCCCGCGCGAGACGAGAGCCCCACACTGATGGCTATTTCGAAGCGCTCGGTGGCGTTTGGCGCCGCCCTATTTGCTTGCATGCCCATCGCATATTCTGAAGCCGCAGACGTCCGCAGCACCGGACTTGCCTCCTGGTATCAGCTTCCCGGCCGCACCGCCTGCGGCCAGCGCCACAACCCCGACGCCATGACCGCGGCGCACCGCAACCTGCCTTGCGGAACGCGCCTCCGGGTCACCAACCTTTCCAATGGCCGCTCCGCCGTCGTCACCGTCGTCGACCGCGGCCCCTTCGTGCGGGGCCGGATCGTCGACGTCTCGCGCGGCGTCGCCCGGCAGATCGGCCTGATCCAGCGCGGCGTCGGCCGCGTGCAGATCGCCCGCATGTGAGAGGGAGAAGCCGCGACTCCGACGTCGCTGCCGGCGGGACAACCGCTGACACATCGCCCTGCCGGTGCCCCGGCAGGGCGATTTTTTCTTGCGGGCGGGGCTCGCCCGCAGCTCCGGGCCCGGCGCCCGCACGCCGCCCCGCAGCAAAATTGACGCAGCGCAGAAGCGCACCGAGCGGGCTTTTGCGTCGAAGGCATAAATACTTGAAAGAGCGGCGATATATCGCCATCCACATGCGCGGGATGCAGGCCTTTACGGCCCTCTGCGGCAAGGCCTGACGTTCCACGTCAGCCTGTGGATACAGTTGATAAGTCGGACGCTGACGGCACCGCGAAAGGCCGCGCGCAGCCGCCGCGGAACGGGCGGCCGCCACCCGCGGCAAGCGGTGCCGTTCAGCCTTTCTTGGCCTCATCCATCATGGCGACGAAGCGGCCGAACAGATAGTGGCTGTCCATCGGGCCAGGGCTCGCCTCCGGGTGATATTGCACCGAGAAGGCCGGCCGGTCGGTCAGCGCGATGCCGGCATTGGACCCGTCGAACAGGCTGATATGGGTCGCGCGGGCATTGGCCGGCAGCGTCGCCTCGTCGACCGCGAAACCATGGTTCATCGAGGTGATCTCGACCTTGCCGGTATCGAGATCCTTCACCGGATGGTTCGCGCCGTGATGCCCCTGGTGCATCTTCTTGGTCTTGGCGCCGACGGCGAGGCCGAGCATCTGGTGGCCGAGGCAGATGCCGAAGGTCGGGATCCTGCGCTCCAGCACCGCCTGGATCACCGGCACGGCATAGTCGCCCGTCGCGGCCGGGTCGCCCGGGCCGTTCGACAGGAACACGCCATCCGGCTTGAGGGCCAGAACGTCCTCGGCCTTGGCGTCGGCCGGCATCACCGTCACCTTGCAGCCGGCATCGACCAGCAGCCGCAGGATGTTGCGCTTGACGCCGTAGTCGAGCGCCACGACGTGGTGGCGGGCCTCGCCCGCCTCGCCATAGCCCTCGTTCCAGACCCAGGGCGTCTCCGACCAGCCATAGCGCTGGCTGGAGGTGACGCCGGGTACGAGATCGAGGCCGTCCATCGAATGCAGCGCGGCGGCCTTCGCCTTGAGCGCTGGCACGTCGAACACGCCGTCCGGCGAATGGGCGATCATCGCATTGGGCATGCCCTTGTCGCGGATCAGCGCAGTCAGCGCGCGCGTATCGATGCCGCTGAGGCCGACAATGCCGCGCCGCTTCAGCCAGGCGTCGAGATGGGTGGTCGAGCGGTAGTTGGAGGGATCGGTGATGTCGGCCTTCAGCACGACGCCGCGGACGCCGGAGGCGGCGGCCATGTTGACCGTCTCGATATCCTCGTCGTTGGCGCCGACATTGCCGATATGCGGGAAGGTGAAGGTGATGATCTGCCCGGCATAGGAAGGGTCGGTCAGGATCTCCTCGTAGCCCGTCATCGCGGTGTTGAAGCAGACCTCGCCAGCCGCCTCGCCATGGGCGCCGAGCCCGAAGCCCTCGATGACCGTGCCGTCGGCCAGCACCAGCAGCGCCGTCGGTTTCGGCTCGATCCAGCCGGCCGCATTTGCCACCTGCCCGGCAGCGTGATCTTGAGTGTCCGTCATGGTTCGTCTATCAGGCTCGTTCTGAAGCGCACCGGACGAAGGCCCGAAAGCCCTCGGCAAGCTGGGCACCGTCCGCGCGCGAGCGCCGGGGCTCGCCCGGCGCGGGATCTGGCCAGACTGTTAAGGTCGGCCGATCGTGCCGTCAACCCTGCGGCCGGCGCCAAACGCCGCGCCGTTGGAAAAATTTGAAAGACAATTCAGGGCTTTAGGCCCGACGGGAGAGGCGT
This portion of the bacterium YEK0313 genome encodes:
- the yliI gene encoding Soluble aldose sugar dehydrogenase YliI precursor is translated as MRLILLAVLLALAGMPAKAQPAGETALDVKVVARGLEHPWSLAFLPDGRMLVTERPGRLRLIERDGRLRPALTGVPAVAATGQGGLLDIALDPAFAENRLIYLSFAERRGGDTNATAVYRARLNQAATGLEAGQVIFRQEPAFASRLHFGSRLVFDRSGALFVTMGERFQLPNESQNAANTIGKIARVTTAGAPAPGNPGAGRDGWAPAVWSIGHRNVQGAALHPATGELWITNHGPRGGDGLYVVRAGRNYGWPLISYGTHYDGRPVNGGARSAPGLEQPLVHWTPSIAPSGLTFYTGDLFPAWRGNLISGALAGQMLVRMELDGERVVAQHRLLTDFGQRFRDVRQGPDGALWALSDAADGQLVTIRPRGR
- a CDS encoding RlpA-like protein precursor, giving the protein MAISKRSVAFGAALFACMPIAYSEAADVRSTGLASWYQLPGRTACGQRHNPDAMTAAHRNLPCGTRLRVTNLSNGRSAVVTVVDRGPFVRGRIVDVSRGVARQIGLIQRGVGRVQIARM
- the yedY_3 gene encoding Sulfoxide reductase catalytic subunit YedY precursor, whose translation is MLIKSKRGWELPESAATPEHLFLDRRNLIGAAAGLALTGLAGPARAQRASDTPDPTADLYPARRNATYTVERDLTAPEIASNYNNFYEFGTSKQVARAAQALPIRPWTVKIDGLVEKPQTIDVDSLIRRMPLEERLYRFRCVEAWGMTVPWTGFPIRALLDLVQPQGSAKYMRMETFEDPKVAPGQKAIWFTWPYVEALAIDEAAHDLAILATGIYGKPMPRQHGAPLRLIVPWKYGFKSVKSIVRISFVAERPVSFWEKMQASEYGFWANVNPAVAHPRWSQANEELIGTGGRRIPTQIFNGYGEYVAGLYKDRQSERLWA
- the carA_2 gene encoding Carbamoyl-phosphate synthase small chain encodes the protein MTDTQDHAAGQVANAAGWIEPKPTALLVLADGTVIEGFGLGAHGEAAGEVCFNTAMTGYEEILTDPSYAGQIITFTFPHIGNVGANDEDIETVNMAAASGVRGVVLKADITDPSNYRSTTHLDAWLKRRGIVGLSGIDTRALTALIRDKGMPNAMIAHSPDGVFDVPALKAKAAALHSMDGLDLVPGVTSSQRYGWSETPWVWNEGYGEAGEARHHVVALDYGVKRNILRLLVDAGCKVTVMPADAKAEDVLALKPDGVFLSNGPGDPAATGDYAVPVIQAVLERRIPTFGICLGHQMLGLAVGAKTKKMHQGHHGANHPVKDLDTGKVEITSMNHGFAVDEATLPANARATHISLFDGSNAGIALTDRPAFSVQYHPEASPGPMDSHYLFGRFVAMMDEAKKG
- a CDS encoding MtN3/saliva family protein, with the translated sequence MFGPALIHLIGLTAAIVTTLCWIPQALQIIRTRDTRAISLPAYGAYSGGIMLWLVYGIMLGDLPLIFANTITLALQLVIVGLKLRYG
- the tyrB gene encoding Aromatic-amino-acid aminotransferase translates to MFELLKDQPPDALLQLIKLHREDPRADKVDLGVGVYRDETGATPVMAAIKAAERHLLETQPSKSYLGPEGDARFVELLRPFIVGAADRYGDRLRGLQTPGGSGALRLGAELAHAARPGTAIWVGTPTWPNHAPVLAAAGLTVKTYRYFDIASQTLLFDEMVAALSAAPAGDLVLLHGACHNPTGADLDIEQWRTIARLVAERGLVPFVDFAYQGLGLGLEEDARGLRLVLESVPEALLSYSCDKNFGLYRDRTGALYVLAGDAAGTRTAQANAEAHARVNWSMPPDHGAALVRIILDTPELTASWRAELTGMMQRINAMRSGLAAAAPSFAAIAGQRGLFSNLPLSGEAIDRLRSEHGIYMARSGRINLAGLQTKDIGKVAAAFEAARGR